A window of Thiovulum sp. ES genomic DNA:
TTATTTCGGAATCTCCTTTTCGTGATGATGTTCGAGTGAAATTGATTCGGAGTTTGGCAAAAAATGGTGGTTTAAATGGAATGGTAATTGGTCAGGCGATTGATTGTCATTTTGAAAACAGGAAACTACCAAAAGAGCAAATCGAATTTTTGCATATTCACAAAACGGGAAAATTGATCGCTTCAGCTCTTCAAATGGGTGCAATTATTTCAGACCGACAGGATTTAGAAGAACCGCTGTTTGATTTAGGAATTTCAGTTGGTCTGCTTTTTCAAATTCAAGATGATATTCTTGATGTGATTGAGAGTGAAGAGGAATCTGGAAAAACAGCAAATCGAGATGAAGATAAAAATAGTTTTGTTACGGTTCTAGGTTTAGAGAAATCACTTGAGGAAGCGGAGAAGTTAGCTCAAAAAGTGAATTCTGAATTAGAGAATTTTCCAAAAGAACTCCAAATGAGTCTTAAAAAG
This region includes:
- a CDS encoding geranylgeranyl pyrophosphate synthase (PFAM: Polyprenyl synthetase); protein product: MFEKFLEERIPEVSGFHPHFEKALKSILLSGGKRFRPQLIFAVVEALQPRLLKNSYHVAFGIEALHTYSLVHDDLPAMDDADLRRGVETLHKTYDEVTAILVGDALNTLAFEIISESPFRDDVRVKLIRSLAKNGGLNGMVIGQAIDCHFENRKLPKEQIEFLHIHKTGKLIASALQMGAIISDRQDLEEPLFDLGISVGLLFQIQDDILDVIESEEESGKTANRDEDKNSFVTVLGLEKSLEEAEKLAQKVNSELENFPKELQMSLKKLLEKYLYRHRR